GGATGAAGGATGATGACCACTGATTTACTGATTCAGACTGAAGAAATCGCCTCCGATCTGGCTCTGACCCCGACTCACATCGGCTCTTCTGAAATCAGTAAATCAGTGATATCGAATGTTTCCGATATCTCCCTGATTCCGAAATGCTGGGAATGCATTCCCTCAATCCAGTTCCAGTGAGAACACCAGCGAGTCCCGGCCGCTGGCTTCGAACTGCTCGCGCCGCTTCTCCGGCAGGTCCTCCACCGTGGCGGTGCTGTAGCCCAGCCGGTTCGCAAAGAAGTCCGCCGCCCGGTTCGTCAGCGCGAAGACCCGGGGGATGTTCCTTTCCCGGGCCATCTCCTCCGCATGCCGGACAAGCTCCACGCCATAGCCACGGCCTTCGTGCGCCTGCTTCACATACAGGCAGGCCACCTCCGCGGTGTCTTCCTCCCGGTATTCGTGCAGCGCCACACAACCGACGACGTTGTCGTCGATGGTCATGACCCGGAAGTCGTTGATCTTCGACTGGATGTCCTCGTAGGTGCGGGCGACCAGCTTCGTCCGCCGGACGCTGCGGCCGATCATGCCCAGCAGTTCCGGGATGTCCTCCTCCCGCAGCGGGCGGATGATCCGGTAGCTGTCCGCGTGGATCATGGTGCCCACGCCTTCGTTGGAGAAAAGTTCGTCCACCAGCACACCCTGGCGGCGGCCGTTGAGCAC
The sequence above is drawn from the Akkermansiaceae bacterium genome and encodes:
- a CDS encoding GNAT family N-acetyltransferase, translated to MAQQSNVREVLQYIPQFRGKTFLVLIEAGLLPEPAIAETLLDLAVLEDLGVKLVLAVLGGDLKDLYDWTLECEIMSARVLKPITDPGAVKETLDILARGQSVVIDASSTSPLAPAVVDFAKGIGVTKVIALLEEALLINGAPAHAIRAADALALTEQTDGPGVELLHAAAEACNRGIPRVHVLNGRRQGVLVDELFSNEGVGTMIHADSYRIIRPLREEDIPELLGMIGRSVRRTKLVARTYEDIQSKINDFRVMTIDDNVVGCVALHEYREEDTAEVACLYVKQAHEGRGYGVELVRHAEEMARERNIPRVFALTNRAADFFANRLGYSTATVEDLPEKRREQFEASGRDSLVFSLELD